The following are from one region of the Bradyrhizobium septentrionale genome:
- a CDS encoding GNAT family N-acetyltransferase, with protein sequence MVSLIRPGAKLLQVDGPAIETERLRPWRASDIADNTAMLSDPETARFITPDHQPVTSELKGWRNAAVISGHWALHGFGMFAVEERSSARYIGRVGPYYPPEWPGFEVGWGIAKAHRGKGYAVEAARAAIDFVFTNFTVDRIIHCIDPANIASQAVARRLGAVNEGPGKLEGDVVDIWVTTRQRWQHEPS encoded by the coding sequence ATGGTTTCTCTGATCAGGCCGGGCGCAAAGCTGTTGCAGGTCGATGGTCCCGCGATCGAGACGGAGCGGCTGCGGCCGTGGCGCGCGTCCGACATCGCCGACAACACAGCGATGCTGTCCGATCCCGAGACGGCGCGCTTCATCACGCCGGATCACCAGCCGGTCACCTCGGAGCTGAAGGGCTGGCGCAATGCCGCCGTCATCTCCGGCCATTGGGCGCTGCATGGCTTTGGCATGTTCGCGGTCGAGGAGAGATCCTCCGCCCGCTACATCGGCCGGGTCGGCCCATATTATCCACCGGAATGGCCGGGCTTCGAGGTCGGCTGGGGCATTGCCAAGGCACATCGCGGAAAGGGCTATGCGGTGGAAGCCGCGCGCGCCGCGATCGACTTTGTGTTCACCAACTTCACCGTCGACCGGATCATCCATTGCATCGATCCGGCCAATATCGCCTCGCAGGCCGTGGCGCGGCGGCTCGGTGCGGTCAACGAAGGGCCGGGCAAGCTCGAGGGCGATGTGGTCGATATCTGGGTGACGACACGTCAGCGCTGGCAGCACGAGCCATCTTGA
- a CDS encoding integrase core domain-containing protein, which produces MGWMETCAVDERMRFVVAAQKHEESFAAVCRRFGVSRRVGYKWLARFEEEGAAGLFDRPRAPLHRPQSVAEKIAERCLEVRRAHPSWGPIKVLAFLERKSPRTAWPAASTIGELFDREGLTVKRKLRRRGPPSSAPFAGCEAANDVWCIDFKGWFLTGDGMRCEPLTLTDAYSRYLLRCQALARTDTDHVWPVLDAALREFGLPLYMRSDNGSPFASRGAGGLSRLSVKLIKAGVTPERIAPGKPQQNGRHERMHLTLLQDVANPPAPTMREQLKRLHSFQHLYNEERPHQSLDNATPADRYQASSRRFDGVLRKPEYADGQDVRSVRHNGEIKWLGNTIYISEALIGEPVGLAEDPDGWTVSYGPIVLGTIAHRGDQLRRPKRKAKGCGLEDNATRCPQGPQPQQQT; this is translated from the coding sequence ATGGGGTGGATGGAGACCTGTGCTGTGGATGAACGGATGCGGTTTGTGGTGGCGGCACAAAAGCACGAGGAGTCGTTTGCGGCGGTGTGCCGGCGGTTCGGAGTGAGCCGTCGGGTGGGCTACAAATGGCTTGCACGGTTCGAGGAAGAAGGCGCGGCCGGACTGTTCGATCGTCCGCGAGCTCCGCTGCATCGTCCACAAAGCGTTGCGGAGAAGATCGCTGAGCGCTGCCTTGAGGTGCGTCGGGCGCATCCTAGCTGGGGGCCGATCAAGGTGCTGGCCTTTCTCGAACGGAAGTCACCTCGGACGGCATGGCCCGCGGCAAGCACGATCGGCGAGCTGTTCGATCGTGAGGGGCTGACGGTGAAGCGCAAGCTGCGCCGGCGCGGGCCGCCCTCGAGCGCGCCCTTTGCCGGTTGCGAGGCGGCCAACGACGTCTGGTGCATCGACTTCAAGGGCTGGTTCCTGACCGGGGACGGCATGCGCTGCGAACCGCTGACGCTCACCGATGCCTATAGCCGCTATCTGCTGCGCTGCCAGGCCTTGGCACGCACCGACACGGATCATGTCTGGCCTGTGCTGGACGCTGCGTTGCGCGAGTTTGGGTTGCCACTCTACATGCGCTCGGACAACGGCTCGCCGTTTGCCTCGCGCGGCGCCGGAGGATTGTCACGACTGTCGGTCAAGCTGATCAAAGCCGGCGTGACGCCGGAGCGCATTGCACCGGGCAAACCTCAGCAGAACGGCCGCCATGAGCGGATGCATCTGACGCTGCTGCAAGACGTTGCCAATCCGCCGGCTCCCACCATGCGCGAGCAGCTCAAGCGCTTGCACAGCTTCCAGCATCTCTACAACGAAGAGCGTCCTCACCAATCGCTCGACAACGCCACGCCAGCCGACCGTTACCAGGCCTCCTCGCGCCGCTTCGACGGTGTCTTGCGCAAGCCGGAATACGCTGACGGTCAGGACGTCCGCTCGGTCCGGCACAACGGAGAGATCAAGTGGTTGGGCAACACGATCTATATCAGCGAAGCGCTGATCGGTGAGCCCGTCGGCTTGGCCGAGGACCCGGACGGCTGGACCGTCAGCTATGGCCCGATCGTGCTCGGCACGATCGCCCATCGCGGTGACCAACTCCGCAGACCCAAACGCAAGGCAAAAGGCTGTGGACTTGAGGACAACGCTACGCGTTGCCCTCAGGGTCCACAGCCCCAACAACAGACCTGA
- a CDS encoding pirin family protein, with the protein MSWQPSTDPELGDPQTCDALDLIIVPRTRDLGDGFAVRRALPHGKRQMVGPFIFFDHFGPVQFLAGKGMDVRPHPHIGLATVTYLFDGSIMHRDSEGNIQEIQPGAMNLMTAGRGIAHSERTPDVQRRDGQKMLGLQSWIALPAGKEEIAPSFQHYGAGDLPMISERDFTARVIAGSAFGITSPVSMVSPWFYTEVTAQAGTSVPLDPDHEERAIYLVDGEVEIAGDRHEGPRLLIFRPGDRITVKTLRPTRMMFLGGDALEGPRHIWWNFVSSSKERIEQAKQDWKTGRFAQVPHEHEFIPLPE; encoded by the coding sequence ATGAGCTGGCAGCCCTCGACCGATCCCGAACTCGGCGATCCCCAGACCTGCGACGCGCTGGATCTGATCATCGTGCCGCGCACCCGCGATCTCGGCGACGGCTTTGCGGTGCGGCGCGCGCTGCCGCATGGCAAGCGGCAGATGGTCGGGCCCTTCATCTTCTTCGACCATTTCGGGCCGGTGCAATTCCTCGCCGGCAAGGGCATGGACGTGCGGCCGCATCCGCATATCGGGCTCGCCACCGTCACCTATCTGTTCGACGGCAGCATCATGCACCGCGACAGTGAGGGCAACATCCAGGAGATCCAGCCCGGCGCCATGAACCTGATGACCGCGGGCCGCGGCATCGCGCATTCCGAGCGCACCCCCGACGTGCAGCGCCGCGACGGCCAGAAGATGCTGGGACTACAGAGCTGGATCGCGCTGCCGGCGGGCAAGGAAGAGATCGCGCCGTCGTTCCAGCATTATGGCGCGGGCGACCTGCCGATGATCTCCGAGCGCGACTTCACCGCGCGCGTGATCGCGGGCTCTGCCTTCGGCATCACTTCGCCGGTCAGCATGGTCTCGCCCTGGTTCTACACGGAGGTCACCGCACAGGCCGGCACCTCGGTGCCGCTGGACCCCGATCACGAGGAACGCGCGATCTACCTGGTCGACGGCGAGGTCGAGATCGCAGGCGACCGCCATGAGGGGCCGCGCCTCCTGATCTTCCGACCCGGCGACCGCATCACCGTGAAGACGCTGCGGCCGACCCGCATGATGTTCCTCGGCGGCGACGCCCTGGAAGGGCCGCGGCACATCTGGTGGAATTTCGTTTCGTCGTCCAAGGAGCGGATCGAGCAGGCCAAACAGGACTGGAAAACCGGGCGTTTCGCGCAGGTTCCGCACGAACACGAGTTCATTCCGCTGCCGGAGTGA
- a CDS encoding helix-turn-helix domain-containing protein has protein sequence MTSAALELSLRSASVALLLVLAALLLTDFRKALSGRLAAAFALGSAAHAVTASIGAGPPVSDWHAPLIALSTGDIVVFWLFTRALFDDAFQLRWWHGLIWAAVVAYSFVNCMWIAPAGHARVAIIMVNSLTLVFVALAVVQTIGSWSADLVERRRRVRVFIVAASALYGGMNALLQIAYAGSRVTVEWANLLNVAVLTAIVAAITWAMMRVDGADLFTVPAEAVVLTKPAAVEEAADQRLVDALMRLMADERLYRHDNVTIGTLATRLKIPEYRLRRLINQRLGYRNFSVFLNNHRIEEAKAALADPTQAEVPVITIAMDAGFQSLGPFNRAFKATTGVTPTEYRKLKASVV, from the coding sequence ATGACATCGGCCGCACTCGAACTCTCCCTGCGCAGCGCCAGCGTGGCGCTGCTGCTGGTGCTTGCCGCCTTGCTGCTCACTGATTTTCGCAAGGCGCTGTCCGGGCGGCTTGCGGCCGCCTTCGCGCTTGGTTCGGCCGCGCATGCGGTGACCGCGTCGATTGGTGCCGGGCCGCCGGTCTCGGACTGGCACGCGCCACTCATCGCGCTCTCGACCGGCGATATCGTGGTCTTCTGGCTGTTCACGCGCGCGCTGTTCGATGACGCGTTTCAGCTGCGCTGGTGGCACGGTCTGATCTGGGCCGCGGTCGTGGCCTACAGCTTCGTCAATTGCATGTGGATTGCACCCGCCGGTCACGCGCGGGTCGCGATCATCATGGTCAATTCGCTCACGCTCGTCTTCGTTGCGCTCGCGGTGGTGCAAACCATCGGATCGTGGTCGGCAGATCTGGTCGAGCGCCGCCGCCGCGTCCGCGTCTTCATCGTCGCCGCATCTGCGCTGTACGGCGGCATGAACGCGCTGCTTCAGATCGCCTATGCCGGCAGCCGCGTGACCGTGGAATGGGCCAATTTGCTGAACGTGGCCGTGCTCACCGCGATCGTGGCCGCAATCACCTGGGCGATGATGCGCGTCGACGGCGCCGACCTTTTCACGGTGCCGGCGGAGGCCGTCGTGCTGACGAAGCCGGCCGCGGTCGAGGAGGCGGCGGACCAGAGACTGGTCGATGCCCTGATGCGGCTGATGGCGGACGAGCGGCTCTATCGCCACGACAACGTCACGATCGGCACGCTGGCAACCCGGCTGAAGATCCCCGAATATCGTCTCCGGCGGCTGATCAACCAGCGGCTCGGCTACCGCAATTTCAGCGTCTTCCTCAACAATCACCGGATCGAGGAGGCCAAGGCCGCGCTCGCCGATCCAACCCAGGCTGAAGTCCCCGTCATCACCATCGCGATGGACGCCGGCTTCCAGTCGCTCGGCCCCTTCAACCGCGCCTTCAAGGCGACCACCGGCGTGACCCCGACGGAGTACCGGAAGCTGAAGGCGAGCGTGGTGTGA
- a CDS encoding phosphoribosylaminoimidazolesuccinocarboxamide synthase, which produces MSAMLSSDLPLPRIGRGKVRDIYAVGDDRVLLLTTDRISAFDVVMAETIPMKGAVLTQISAWWFRQLEGTVPHHMISADADEIIRAVPELKNHRADILGRAMLCKRTTVFPVECVIRGYISGSAWKEYAADGTLAGEKLPAGLVESEKLEPSIFSPATKAEAGHDENITVARVREIVGADVAATLEKMARDVYGYGEQTSRARGIIIADTKFEFGRDKDGRIILIDEVMTPDSSRFWAVDAYKPGQPQPSFDKQPLRDYLDVERHAGRWNGDAPAPPLPASVVDATSKRYLEAYRRVTGTELKV; this is translated from the coding sequence ATGTCTGCGATGCTCTCAAGCGATTTGCCCCTGCCCCGGATCGGCCGCGGCAAGGTGCGCGATATCTACGCCGTCGGCGACGATCGGGTGCTGCTGCTCACCACCGACCGCATCTCGGCGTTCGACGTCGTGATGGCGGAAACCATTCCGATGAAGGGCGCGGTGCTGACCCAGATCAGCGCCTGGTGGTTCCGGCAACTCGAAGGCACCGTGCCGCATCACATGATCAGCGCCGATGCCGACGAGATCATTCGCGCGGTGCCTGAGCTCAAGAACCATCGCGCCGACATATTGGGGCGCGCGATGCTCTGCAAGCGCACCACCGTGTTCCCGGTCGAATGCGTGATCCGCGGCTACATCTCCGGCTCGGCGTGGAAGGAATACGCGGCCGACGGCACCCTTGCCGGCGAGAAGCTGCCGGCTGGCCTGGTCGAGAGCGAGAAGCTTGAGCCTTCGATCTTCAGCCCGGCGACCAAGGCCGAGGCCGGCCATGACGAGAACATCACGGTGGCGCGGGTGCGCGAGATCGTAGGCGCCGACGTTGCCGCGACGCTCGAGAAGATGGCGCGCGACGTCTACGGCTATGGCGAACAGACCAGCCGCGCCCGCGGCATCATCATCGCGGATACGAAGTTCGAGTTCGGGCGCGACAAGGACGGCCGCATCATCCTGATCGACGAGGTGATGACGCCGGATTCGTCGCGCTTCTGGGCGGTCGATGCCTACAAGCCGGGTCAGCCGCAGCCGAGCTTCGACAAGCAGCCGCTGCGCGACTATCTCGATGTCGAGCGCCACGCCGGCCGCTGGAACGGCGACGCGCCTGCCCCGCCGCTGCCGGCCAGCGTGGTGGACGCGACCAGCAAGCGCTACCTTGAGGCCTACCGCCGCGTGACGGGGACCGAGCTGAAGGTTTAG
- a CDS encoding crotonase/enoyl-CoA hydratase family protein has protein sequence MSEPDSVLVERDGPVTIVSINRPHCRNAVDGATARKLYDAFTAFDADASASVAVFTGTGGYFCAGADLKAVAAGDPNKKREIGGHNTIAPMGPSRLRLSKPVIAAIEGFAVAGGMELALWADMRVVAEDATFGVFCRRFGVPLIDLGTIRLPRLIGHSQAIDLILTGRPVGGAEAHRMGLANRLVPKGETRAHAIALAKDIARFPQNCMRADRLSALRQWDLDEEEAIRNEMRGGLDVIASGETLSGATRFASGVGRHGAFGKE, from the coding sequence ATGTCCGAACCTGACTCCGTGCTCGTCGAGCGCGATGGTCCGGTGACCATCGTCTCGATCAACCGTCCGCATTGCCGCAACGCCGTCGACGGCGCCACTGCACGCAAACTGTATGACGCGTTCACAGCCTTCGACGCCGATGCGAGCGCGTCGGTCGCGGTGTTCACCGGCACCGGCGGCTATTTTTGTGCCGGCGCCGATTTGAAAGCGGTGGCGGCAGGCGACCCCAACAAGAAGCGCGAGATCGGCGGCCACAACACGATCGCGCCGATGGGACCGAGCCGGCTGCGGCTGTCGAAACCCGTGATCGCCGCGATCGAGGGCTTTGCAGTCGCCGGCGGCATGGAGCTCGCGCTATGGGCCGACATGCGCGTCGTCGCCGAGGACGCGACCTTCGGCGTGTTCTGCCGCCGCTTCGGCGTGCCGCTGATCGATCTCGGCACCATCCGCCTGCCGCGGCTGATCGGCCATTCGCAGGCGATCGATCTGATCCTAACCGGACGCCCTGTCGGCGGCGCCGAGGCGCATCGCATGGGGCTCGCCAATCGATTGGTGCCGAAGGGCGAGACGCGCGCGCACGCCATCGCGCTCGCCAAGGACATCGCCCGCTTTCCGCAAAACTGCATGCGCGCCGACCGCCTGTCGGCGCTGCGGCAGTGGGACCTCGACGAGGAAGAGGCGATCAGGAACGAGATGCGCGGCGGGCTCGATGTGATCGCCTCGGGCGAGACGCTGTCGGGCGCAACACGCTTCGCCTCCGGCGTCGGCCGTCACGGCGCCTTCGGCAAGGAATAG